The following are encoded together in the Bos javanicus breed banteng chromosome X, ARS-OSU_banteng_1.0, whole genome shotgun sequence genome:
- the ALAS2 gene encoding 5-aminolevulinate synthase, erythroid-specific, mitochondrial has translation MVTAAMLLQRCPVLIRSPTGLLGKMIKTHQFLFGIGRCPILATQGPSFSQIHLKATKAGGDSPSWAKSHCPFMLLELQDGKSKIVQKAAPEVQEDVKTFKTDLPTSLASTSLKKTFSSPQEPEKNSEKVTHLIQNNMAGDHVFGYDQFFRDKIMEKKQDHTYRVFKTVNRWADAYPFAEHFFEASVASKDVSVWCSNDYLGMSRHPRVLQATQEILQRHGAGAGGTRNISGTSKFHVELEQELAELHQKDSALLFSSCFVANDSTLFTLAKILPGCEIYSDAGNHASMIQGIRNSGAAKFVFRHNDPDHLKKLLKKSNPETPKIVAFETVHSMDGAICPLEELCDVAHQYGALTFVDEVHAVGLYGSRGAGIGERDGIMHKIDIISGTLGKAFGCVGGYIASTRDLVDMVRSYAAGFIFTTSLPPMVLSGALESVRLLKGEEGQALRRAHQRNVKHMRQLLMDRGLPVIPCPSHIIPIRVGDAVLNTRICDLLLSKYGIYVQAINYPTVPRGEELLRLAPSPHHSPQMMEDFVEKLLEAWTEVGLPLQDISIAACNFCRRPVHFELMSEWERSYFGNMGPQYVTTYA, from the exons atggtgacagcagccatgttGCTACAGCGTTGCCCAGTGCTTATCCGGAGCCCCACAGGCCTCCTGGGCAAGATGATTAAGACTCACCAGTTCCTGTTTGGTATTGGACGTTGTCCCATTCTGGCCACCCAAGGACCAAGTTTTTCTCAAATCCACCTTAAGGCAACCAAGGCTGGAGGGG ATTCTCCATCTTGGGCCAAGAGCCACTGTCCCTTCATGCTGTTGGAACTCCAGGATGGGAAGAGTAAAATTGTGCAAAAAGCAGCCCCAGAAGTCCAGGAAGATGTGAAGACTTTCAAGACAG ACTTGCCCACCTCTCTGGCCTCAACCAGCCTGAAGAAGACATTCTCCAGTCCCCAAGAGCCAGAGAAAAATTCGGAGAAGGTCACACACCTGATTCAGAACAACATGGCTG GAGACCATGTCTTTGGTTATGACCAGTTTTTTAGGGACAAAATCATGGAGAAGAAACAGGACCACACCTATCGTGTTTTCAAGACTGTGAATCGCTGGGCTGATGCATACCCCTTTGCTGAACACTTCTTTGAGGCATCTGTGGCCTCAAAGGATGTGTCTGTCTGGTGCAGTAATGACTACCTGGGCATGAGCCGGCACCCTCGGGTCTTGCAAGCCACACA AGAGATCCTGCAGCGCCATGGAGCTGGAGCTGGTGGCACCCGCAACATCTCGGGTACCAGTAAGTTCCATGTCGAGCTGGAGCAAGAGCTGGCTGAGCTGCACCAGAAGGACTCAGCCCtgctcttctcttcctgctttgtgGCCAATGACTCCACTCTCTTCACCTTGGCCAAGATCTTGCCAG GGTGTGAGATTTACTCAGATGCAGGCAACCATGCTTCCATGATCCAAGGTATCCGCAACAGTGGAGCAGCTAAGTTTGTCTTCAGGCACAATGATCCTGACCACCTGAAGAAACTTCTAAAGAAGTCCAACCCTGAGACACCCAAAATCGTGGCCTTCGAGACTGTTCACTCCATGGATG GTGCCATCTGTCCCCTTGAGGAATTGTGTGATGTGGCCCACCAGTATGGGGCTCTGACCTTCGTGGATGAAGTTCATGCTGTAGGACTGTATGGGTCCCGGGGTGCTGGGATTGGGGAGCGTGATGGAATTATGCACAAGATTGACATCATCTCTGGAACTCTTG gcaaagcctttggctgtgtgggtgGCTACATTGCCAGCACCCGTGACTTGGTGGACATGGTACGTTCCTATGCTGCTGGCTTCATCTTCACCACTTCACTGCCTCCCATGGTGCTCTCTGGGGCTCTGGAATCCGTGCGACTGCTCAAAGGAGAGGAGGGCCAAGCCCTGAGGAGGGCCCACCAACGCAATGTCAAGCACATGCGTCAGCTACTAATGGACAGGGGCCTTCCTGTCATTCCATGCCCCAGCCACATCATCCCCATTCGG GTGGGTGATGCAGTGCTGAACACCAGGATCTGTGATCTCCTGCTCTCCAAGTATGGCATCTATGTGCAGGCCATCAACTACCCAACTGTCCCCCGGGGTGAGGAGCTGCTGCGCTTggcaccctccccccaccacagcCCTCAGATGATGGAAGACTTTGTGG AGAAGCTGCTAGAAGCCTGGACTGAGGTGGGACTCCCCCTCCAGGATATATCTATAGCTGCCTGCAATTTCTGCCGCCGTCCTGTACACTTCGAGCTCATGAGTGAGTGGGAACGTTCCTACTTTGGGAACATGGGGCCCCAGTATGTCACCACTTATGCCTAA